CAGAAAAACAGCGCATGGATCAAACCCAGCAGCACCAGCAACGATAAGCGCGCCGAAATCCAGCGGCTGCCGCGCGGAATCTGCATATGCAGCCCGGCACCAAACAGCAACGCGAATAGCGTCAGGAATTTGAGTTGTGCGAGGCCGTCCATCACCGCCCAGGTCCAGGCGTCAGACAGTGAGATATCACCCTGCCACGCCGGATTCAGGTATGCCGCAGCGGGCAAGCCGAAGCCAACGATGTTTAACAGCAAAATGCCGAGAATGGCGCAACCACGAATGAAATCCAGCGCGAGATAGCGTTGCATCGGGTGTCCTGAGGGAAAAATGAAAACGGGCGGCAAACGCCGCCCAAACAGTCTTAGTTATGACGTACCGCGCGCAGAAACTCCTGACGGGTATTCTGGCTGGATTTAAACAGGCCACCTAACGAGGTGGTGGTGGTGGCGCTGGTGGCATCTTTCACACCGCGCGCTTTGACACAGTAATGCACCGCATCAATCGACACCGCCACGTTATTGGTGCCAAGCAGCGTCTGTAACGCGATCAGCACCTGCTGGGTCAAACGCTCCTGCACCTGCGGACGCTGGGCAAAGAACTGCACGATACGGTTGATTTTCGACAGGCCAATCACTTTGTCTTTCGGAATGTAAGCCACCGTCGCTTTACCATCGATGATCACGAAGTGATGTTCGCAGGTGCTGGTCAGCGTGATATCACGTACCGTCACCATTTCATCAACCTTCATCTTGTTTTCGATAACGGTGATTTTGGGGAAATTGGCGTAGTCGAGACCTGAAAAAATTTCATCCACATACATCTTAGCGATGCGATGAGGGGTCTCCATCAGGCTGTCATCTTCCAGGTCAAGATTCAGCAGCTGCATGATTTCGGTCATGTGACCGGCGATCTGACGCTTGCGGGTTTCATCGTCCATTTCACGCACCGGGGCGCGTAACGGCGTTTCCAGGCCACGCGCCAGCAGCGCTTCATGAACCAGGGCGGCTTCCTGACTTAAGGTGCTCATCGTAATCTTCTCCGGCAGGTGATGCGCCCGCAGGTCGGTGCCTGCGGGGGAATTTCTGAGCGCGTATTGTGAAACACTCCGCGCCCTTAATCCAGCAATCAATCTGATTGGAGATGAAAGCTTTTCATGGAGCGCTACGACGCAACACCAGCGCGCCCGCCAGCAGTAAACCGGCTCCGGCAACCCATAAGGCCGGTTCCAGCTGATGCCACAGCAGAGAAGAGACCCACGACAGCAATGGCCCGCCGAGTTGTCCGACGGCATAGCCCGTGGTCAGCAGCCCGGCCAGATAACGCGTATGCTGCGGAGCCAGCTCACGGCCATATTGCAACGTCAGCTGTACCACGCACAGAAAACCACCACCGACCAGCACAGCCCCGATCATCAAACCATCCAGCCCCGGCAGCACGCTGGCGGCGATCACGCCCAGCGCCTGCGCCCACAACACCAGCGCCAACCGGACATGACTGCTGCCCCAGTGGCGGGTGATGATGCCAAGGAGGATGCCGATGACCGCCGCACCGCCAAACACCGGCCAGACAAACTGGGCGAAGGCGCTATGCGGGAAACGGGCTGCCGCCATTTGCGACAGAAAGGTTGCGGGTAGAATGTAACCAAACCCGGCCAGGCTGTAACTCAGTACCAATCGCTTGAGGTTACCATTCAACACCAGCGGCGCGGGGGCCTGATCGGGCCGATGCAGCTGGCCCTGGCGCGGCAGAAAACGGGCGATGGCCGCAATCAGCAGCAACGCCAGTAAACCATACGCGCCCCACGCCAGCGCGGCACTGGCTCCGGTGGCATGCAACAGCACTGCCAGCATCCCGCTGAGGAAGATCCCGGTGCCCGGTCCGGCAAACACCGCCGCTGACAATCCCGGGCGTCCATGATGCAGCAGTTGTTCATTACTCCATGCCGCCACCAGCACCATCGCCCAGCCGCTGGCACAACCGATAAGAAAACGAATCAGACCATGCAACCATGGGCCGGAGACACAGGCAGAGAGCAACGTCAGCAGCACCGCGCCCCATACTCCCAGCTGCAAGCGCCATTCGACGCGCGTGCGTGCCCGCATGGCATCAAAGGAACCACACAAATACCCCAGATAATTCAGTGCCGCCACCAGGCTGGCACTGGTCAGCGTCAACTGATGGTCCTGAATCATTAATGGGACCTGTGGCGTAAAAGCAAACCGCCCAATCCCCATCGCAACCACTAAACTTAAGAATGCACTGAGCGCGACGCGAAACGCCATAACTAACCCCTGATATTGTTTTATCACTTGCTTCAAGCATGCGCGATGTTTAAACTCACGAAAAGTGAATAATATTAACGAAGTTGTTTACGAGAAGAGAATATGGATCTGGTCCAACTACGCATGTTCTGTTCTGTGGCTGAAACCGGTTCTCTGGTTCGGGCGGCGGAACAGCTGCATCGGGTTCCCTCGAACCTCACCACCCGTCTGCGCCAGCTGGAAGAAGAGTTGGGCGTGGATCTGTTTATCCGCGAAAAGCAGCGTATCCGCCTGTCACCGATGGGTCATAACTTTCTCAACTACGCCCAGCGCATTCTGGCGTTGAGCGATGAAGCGCTGAGTATGGCACGCGCCGGTGAACCCGGTGGTAACTTTGCGCTCGGTTCAATGGAAAGCACCGCAGCCACGCGCCTGCCGGGCTTGCTGGCGGCATATCACCAGCGTTTTCCCTCGGTAGCGCTGTCGCTGATCACCGGCACCTCGGGCGAGATCATCGATAAAGTGCGCGAAGGCACGCTGGCGGCCGCGCTGGT
This genomic stretch from Pantoea cypripedii harbors:
- a CDS encoding YbfB/YjiJ family MFS transporter → MAFRVALSAFLSLVVAMGIGRFAFTPQVPLMIQDHQLTLTSASLVAALNYLGYLCGSFDAMRARTRVEWRLQLGVWGAVLLTLLSACVSGPWLHGLIRFLIGCASGWAMVLVAAWSNEQLLHHGRPGLSAAVFAGPGTGIFLSGMLAVLLHATGASAALAWGAYGLLALLLIAAIARFLPRQGQLHRPDQAPAPLVLNGNLKRLVLSYSLAGFGYILPATFLSQMAAARFPHSAFAQFVWPVFGGAAVIGILLGIITRHWGSSHVRLALVLWAQALGVIAASVLPGLDGLMIGAVLVGGGFLCVVQLTLQYGRELAPQHTRYLAGLLTTGYAVGQLGGPLLSWVSSLLWHQLEPALWVAGAGLLLAGALVLRRSAP
- the folE gene encoding GTP cyclohydrolase I FolE encodes the protein MSTLSQEAALVHEALLARGLETPLRAPVREMDDETRKRQIAGHMTEIMQLLNLDLEDDSLMETPHRIAKMYVDEIFSGLDYANFPKITVIENKMKVDEMVTVRDITLTSTCEHHFVIIDGKATVAYIPKDKVIGLSKINRIVQFFAQRPQVQERLTQQVLIALQTLLGTNNVAVSIDAVHYCVKARGVKDATSATTTTSLGGLFKSSQNTRQEFLRAVRHN